ACGCAAATACACTCATACACACGCATGCAGATGCTGTTACTAAatttaacaaacaaaatgttctttttacaCTCAGGTAGCACAGTGGTGCAACAGGCCAGAGCGGtggattcacagttctgagaaccggggttcaaatccctgccccgcctgtgtgcagtttgcatgttctccccgtgcctgggtgggtttccccccacatcccaaaaacgtgcgacattaattggagactctaaattgcccctcggtgtgattgtgagtgcgactgttgtctgtctccacgtgctctgtgaatggctggcgaccagttcagggtgtaccgtgcctcctgcctgttgacagctgggataggctccggcactccccttgtgaggataagcggctcagaaaattgatggctggatgaatgtaTATTAAAATGTAACTCATTACTTTCTTTTCCTATTtataaaaatcttaaaatacaaaataaatctaAAACTCAGTTCCAATTTATTTACAATCATACATACTTTTTCCACGTTAATACAATGAACATTAAATGTTTTCTTGGCTATttttatgcatatatatatatatatatatatatatgcattgcagcaattgtttttcattttcattttattcattattattttggttctgattattttattttactcaaaTTGGTGCTGTTAATAGCTTCACATCCTTCTTTTAAAGTAacgtaaaataaatgtatttatttatttatctttttttaaattttcattttattcattatttatatatattatgcaTTGCagcaattgtttttcattttcattttattcattatttatttattattattttgttttcaattacttCATTTTACTCAAATTGGTGCTGTTAATAGcttcacattcttttttttttaaaaagcaacttaaaatttactcatttatttatttataaatatatttatgcaTTGCagcaattgttttcattttcattttattcattattattttggttccgatctttttattttactgaaGTTGGTGCTATTAATACCTTCACATCCTTTAAAAAAACCaacttaaaattattttattttattcatttttatttttatgtatctattcattttttatttataaatatattcatATAGTTATGCATTGCAGCAATTgctctcattttcatttttattccattttaaagtttttattcattattattttggttccgattttttttattttactcaagTTGGTGCTGTTAATAACTTctcatcctttaaaaaaaaaaaatcattcaaaccATTTGCGTTCATTAATATTTCTCAATGTTCCTGACCAGTCTAGCAATAATTGAAAAGATTAGGCAATATGAGGCTGATGACGGGCAGTACATGACGTTATTTGACAATGTGACTTCGTCATCTGATGCTTCCGGTGCGGTGACGGGGAGTGACGTCACATCCTCTCGTCCCTGGCGCACCTGACTGACGAGCGGACGACCGGATCGATTGACTGCAGAGCGTCAATGAGAGCATGGCGAACAGAGACGACGAATATGATTTCTTGTTCAAAGGTAACAAGGTGGCTTTTCTTGACGTTGCTCCATAGGCCACGTCAAAAAAATTGctgccggcggcggcggtggtggcTAATGCTAACTAGcaacgctgtttttttttggtttttgctttGTCGCTATTGTCAAATATGTCGCCTCGCGCTAACGTTTCAACCTCGACTCCTGAGTCGTTGCATTGCGTGCGGCAAAAGTATTTCGCTCCTGTTCTCGAATTTAACGGCGTTTGCGTGATTTAACCTCGCCAGCTAATTGCTAACCTGATTCAATTCGCCCAAACTTTATTTGCCTCCGTCACTGGCCGTAACGCAATAATTTGACACTGCAACGTTAAATAGTCAAATAAATACCCTTGTAAATTATTactaaaacacttcaataaaatgaaaaaaatactcaaaattgAACTCGCAAACGATTGTTAACCTTTGGACTGAACATTTGTTGGTGATATTGTGtactgatgtgtttttttccttttaaatgacaaaaaacacgGGGagcccgccaaaaaaaaaacaatttctaaaGTGAGGATAAAATTTTACCGTTGTGTGTATAACAATAATGTTTTGAATATATgttatcagttgacagctccagaGAATGCACAATTTTATTTCTGCATCTAAccaaatttttgaaaaagatgCTTGTTAGAagctattttacattttttttttcaaggctgcATATTTGAGTCCTTGTTTGcaagaaataaagcaaaattATTCACCGACAGCGTAAGAAAATTGCAAGGAAAATTGCTGTTTCTGTGTTTAATTGTcaacctgattaaaaaaaataggattCATGAAACGTTTGCTTTTCTTCTGAACGTTTTCTTTCCGGGAATCGGGAAGGCCGAAATGAGATTTCCGTCGCCATCTGGGACTCCAAATTGACATTTTACGCCTCGTTGCAAAGCAAAACAGCAAATGGCAGATTTGTCGAGTTTTTCCGCTGAGCGGGAGCTCGAGGTCCCGTCCCCTCTGTCGCCGAGCCAAAATATATTCAAGACGCCCTGTGCCAGACGGAGCAAAGCTTCATTTTCACAGTAGGCacactgtttatttttcatttttttccattttccttagAATACCTCATTTTGTGACAAAGACTACAGCTTTGTTgccttcccaaaaaaatgttctggtTTTGTCTCATTCGCACTGACTAAGGTCATTAAATCCACCATCTGATTAAAACTTGGAACGCAAAGGAACAAACGGGTTTTATGTTTATAAACAGTTTTTGGGGCTATTGACATTTGAATTAGTTGCTTTTACATGCCAAATTAggcactttttttatttgctgtaTTGTCGTGTAGCTGCGGCGTCTCCCTCTTGATTGTCatcattttccttttcttgCCCACAGTTGTGCTGATCGGGGACTCCGGGGTGGGCAAGAGCAACCTGCTGTCGCGCTTCACCAGAAACGAGTTCAACCTGGAGAGCAAGAGCACCATCGGGGTGGAGTTCGCCACCCGCAGTCTTCAGGTGGACGGCAAGACCATCAAGGCTCAGATTTGGGACACGGCGGGACAGGAGCGCTACCGGGCCATCACCTCGGCGTGAGTGTTTTGCGCGCGCTGCGCTTTGTTCGCAAGCCGGGGTAGTTGAGCGTTGTTTACCGGCGTCAGGTACTACCGGGGGGCGGTGGGCGCGCTGCTGGTGTACGACATCGCCAAGCACCTGACGTACGAGAACGTGGAGCGCTGGCTGAAGGAGCTGAGGGACCACGCCGACAACAACATCGTCATCATGCTGGTGGGGAACAAGAGCGACCTGCGACACCTCAGGGCCGTGCCCACCGACGAGGCGCGGGCATTCGCTGGTAAATTCACACAATTCTTCAAACTGTACCATCTAACTCCACTAGCTCGGACATTTTCAGACAGGT
Above is a genomic segment from Syngnathoides biaculeatus isolate LvHL_M chromosome 7, ASM1980259v1, whole genome shotgun sequence containing:
- the LOC133503399 gene encoding ras-related protein Rab-11B-like encodes the protein MANRDDEYDFLFKVVLIGDSGVGKSNLLSRFTRNEFNLESKSTIGVEFATRSLQVDGKTIKAQIWDTAGQERYRAITSAYYRGAVGALLVYDIAKHLTYENVERWLKELRDHADNNIVIMLVGNKSDLRHLRAVPTDEARAFAEKNTLSFIETSALDSTNVEEAFKNILTEIYRIVSQKQMAERCTHDESPGNNVVDISVPPTSDGHKGPRVQCCQNL